A stretch of Streptococcus sp. oral taxon 061 DNA encodes these proteins:
- a CDS encoding response regulator transcription factor, with amino-acid sequence MHKILLVEDDPVIRQQVGKMLSEWGFEVVMVEDFMEVLTLFVQSQPHLVLMDIGLPLFNGYHWCQEIRKISKVPIMFLSSRDQAMDIVMAINMGADDFVTKPFDQQVLLAKVQGLLRRSYEFGRDESLLEYAGVILNTKSMDLHVEGQAITLTKNEFQILRVLFEHAGNIVARDDLMRELWNSDFFIDDNTLSVNVARLRKKLEEQGLVGFIETKKGIGYGLKHA; translated from the coding sequence ATGCATAAGATTTTACTAGTAGAAGATGATCCAGTAATCCGTCAACAAGTTGGGAAAATGCTCTCCGAATGGGGTTTTGAAGTAGTCATGGTAGAAGACTTTATGGAAGTTCTAACGCTATTTGTTCAATCTCAACCTCATCTGGTTCTTATGGATATTGGTCTTCCCTTGTTTAATGGCTATCATTGGTGCCAGGAAATCCGCAAGATTTCTAAAGTTCCCATTATGTTTCTGTCTTCTAGAGACCAAGCTATGGACATTGTGATGGCCATTAATATGGGAGCAGATGATTTTGTGACCAAGCCGTTTGATCAGCAGGTCCTCTTAGCTAAGGTACAGGGTTTGTTACGTCGCTCTTATGAGTTTGGGCGAGATGAGAGTCTCTTGGAGTATGCAGGCGTGATCCTCAATACTAAGTCTATGGATTTGCATGTTGAGGGGCAGGCAATCACGCTGACAAAGAATGAATTTCAAATCCTGCGTGTCTTATTTGAACATGCAGGTAATATCGTGGCGCGTGATGACCTGATGCGAGAACTCTGGAATAGTGACTTTTTCATCGATGATAACACTCTTTCTGTTAATGTTGCGCGTTTGCGTAAGAAACTGGAAGAGCAAGGTTTGGTAGGATTTATTGAGACCAAGAAAGGGATAGGATACGGGTTAAAACATGCTTAA
- a CDS encoding alpha/beta hydrolase-fold protein has product MTLSRNKEFNWEGIQVRVSLPSNYDSKQAYPIVLLNDGELDYLSDLSQSVILVGLIPESRLNDFTPWKVSALKEGAPDFGGKVEAYHEKLFQGILTTLKKDYLIDENRIAYGGYSLGGLAAIYSLYSNHLPLACIFSICGSFWYPDFTDFCREHDLIQSQSLIYLQNGQIEGANHSNRLSKAPMFARELHNLISEAVPSTYSTFDAYGHHEALNERYHQFCDWLREQWDLK; this is encoded by the coding sequence ATGACTTTATCAAGAAATAAGGAGTTTAACTGGGAAGGAATTCAGGTTAGGGTCAGCCTTCCTTCAAACTATGACTCTAAACAAGCCTACCCAATTGTACTTCTAAACGATGGGGAACTGGACTATTTGTCAGACCTATCTCAATCTGTGATTTTGGTGGGTTTGATTCCAGAAAGCCGTCTGAATGACTTTACACCTTGGAAAGTTAGTGCTTTAAAAGAAGGGGCTCCGGATTTTGGTGGGAAGGTAGAAGCCTATCATGAGAAGCTCTTTCAAGGAATTCTAACAACTCTAAAAAAAGACTACTTGATTGATGAAAATAGGATTGCATATGGTGGTTATTCACTGGGTGGTCTTGCTGCTATCTATAGTCTTTACAGTAATCATCTCCCCTTGGCCTGTATCTTCTCTATCTGTGGTTCCTTCTGGTATCCAGACTTTACAGACTTTTGTAGGGAACATGACCTGATACAGAGTCAAAGTCTTATTTATCTGCAAAATGGTCAAATAGAAGGTGCCAATCATTCTAATCGTCTGTCTAAGGCTCCGATGTTTGCAAGGGAACTACATAACCTGATTTCAGAAGCAGTTCCCTCAACTTATTCCACTTTTGATGCTTATGGGCATCATGAAGCTCTTAACGAACGCTATCATCAGTTTTGTGATTGGTTAAGAGAGCAGTGGGATCTCAAGTAA
- the rpsO gene encoding 30S ribosomal protein S15: protein MAISKEKKNEIIAQYARHEGDTGSVEVQVAVLTWEINHLNEHIKQHKKDHATYRGLMKKIGRRRNLLAYLRKNDVNRYRELINSLGLRR from the coding sequence ATGGCAATCTCAAAAGAGAAAAAAAATGAAATTATTGCACAATATGCACGTCACGAAGGTGATACAGGTTCAGTAGAGGTTCAAGTTGCTGTTCTTACTTGGGAAATCAACCACCTTAACGAACACATCAAACAACACAAAAAAGACCACGCTACATACCGTGGATTGATGAAAAAAATCGGTCGCCGTCGTAACTTGCTTGCATACTTGCGTAAAAACGACGTTAACCGTTACCGTGAGTTAATCAACTCTCTAGGACTTCGTCGCTAA
- a CDS encoding DEAD/DEAH box helicase has protein sequence MSFTQFKFKKYIEKALEELKFTTPTEVQEKLIPIVLAGRDLVGESKTGSGKTHTFLLPIFQQLDEESDSVQAVITAPSRELATQIYQAARQIASHSDVEIRVANYVGGTDKARQIDKLASNQPHIVIGTPGRIYDLVKSGDLAIHKAKIFVVDEADMTLDMGFLETVDKIAGSLPKDLQFMVFSATIPQKLQPFLKKYLSNPVMEKIKTKTVISDTIDNWLISTKGRDKNAQIYELTQLMQPYLAMIFVNTKTRADELHAYLTAQGLKVAKIHGDIAPRERKRIMNQVKNLDFEYIVATDLAARGIDIEGVSHVINDAIPQDLSFFVHRVGRTGRNGLPGTAITLYQPSDDSDIRELEKLGIKFTPKVVKDGEFQDTYDRDRRANREKKQEKLDIEMIGLVKKKKKKVKPGYKKKIQWAVDEKRRKTKRAESRARGRAERKAKRQTF, from the coding sequence ATGTCATTTACACAATTTAAATTTAAGAAGTATATAGAAAAAGCTTTGGAAGAGTTGAAGTTTACGACGCCTACCGAAGTGCAAGAAAAGTTGATTCCTATTGTCTTGGCAGGTCGTGACTTGGTCGGTGAATCAAAAACAGGTTCAGGGAAGACTCATACTTTCTTGTTACCGATTTTCCAACAGTTGGATGAAGAGAGCGATAGTGTGCAAGCAGTTATCACAGCACCAAGTCGTGAATTAGCGACTCAGATTTATCAAGCGGCTCGTCAGATCGCATCACATTCAGATGTTGAGATTCGTGTTGCCAACTATGTTGGTGGTACAGATAAGGCTCGCCAAATTGACAAACTGGCAAGCAATCAGCCACATATTGTCATCGGAACTCCAGGTCGTATCTATGATTTGGTAAAATCAGGTGATTTGGCTATTCACAAGGCTAAGATTTTTGTTGTCGATGAAGCTGACATGACCTTGGATATGGGATTCTTGGAGACAGTCGATAAGATTGCAGGAAGCCTTCCAAAAGACTTGCAGTTTATGGTCTTTTCAGCAACCATCCCACAAAAACTGCAACCATTCTTGAAAAAATACTTGTCAAATCCTGTTATGGAGAAAATCAAAACCAAAACAGTTATCTCAGACACTATTGATAACTGGTTGATTTCGACCAAGGGACGTGACAAGAATGCCCAGATTTATGAATTGACTCAATTGATGCAACCTTATCTTGCTATGATTTTTGTCAATACAAAAACACGTGCAGATGAATTGCATGCTTACTTAACTGCACAAGGCTTAAAAGTGGCTAAGATTCATGGAGATATTGCGCCTCGTGAACGTAAACGGATCATGAATCAGGTGAAGAATCTTGATTTTGAGTACATCGTTGCGACTGACTTAGCTGCGCGTGGGATTGACATCGAAGGTGTAAGCCATGTTATCAATGATGCTATTCCACAAGACTTGTCATTCTTTGTTCATCGTGTTGGACGAACTGGACGTAATGGTTTGCCAGGTACAGCCATTACCCTCTACCAACCGAGTGATGACTCAGATATTCGTGAGTTGGAGAAATTGGGGATCAAGTTTACTCCGAAAGTCGTTAAAGATGGAGAATTCCAAGATACCTATGATCGCGATCGTCGTGCCAATCGTGAGAAGAAACAGGAAAAACTGGACATCGAAATGATTGGTTTGGTTAAAAAGAAAAAGAAAAAAGTCAAACCAGGCTATAAGAAGAAAATCCAGTGGGCTGTCGATGAAAAACGCCGTAAAACCAAGCGTGCTGAAAGTCGTGCCCGTGGACGTGCAGAGCGCAAAGCTAAACGTCAAACTTTTTAA
- the thrS gene encoding threonine--tRNA ligase, whose amino-acid sequence MIKITFPDGAVREFESGVTTFEIAQSISNSLAKKALAGKFNGKLIDTTRAITEDGSIEIVTPDHEDALPILRHSAAHLFAQAARRLFPDIHLGVGPAIEDGFYYDTDNQAGQISNEDLPRIEEEMKKIVKENFPSIREEVTKDEAREIFKNDPYKLELIEEHSEDEGGLTIYRQGEYVDLCRGPHVPSTGRIQIFHLLNVAGAYWRGNSDNAMMQRIYGTAWFDKKDLKNYLQMREEAKERDHRKLGKELDLFMISQEVGQGLPFWLPNGATIRRELERYIVDKEIAAGYQHVYTPPIASVELYKTSGHWDHYREDMFPTMDMGDGEEFVLRPMNCPHHIEVFKHHVHSYRELPIRIAEIGMMHRYEKSGALTGLQRVREMSLNDGHTFVTPEQIKDEFQRTLQLIIDVYEDFNLTDYRFRLSYRDPQDTHKYFDNDEMWENAQRMLKSAMDDMGLDYFEAEGEAAFYGPKLDIQVKTALGKEETLSTIQLDFLLPERFDLKYIGADGEEHRPVMIHRGVISTMERFTAILIENYKGAFPTWLAPHQVTLIPVSNEKHVDYAWEVAKKLRDRGVRADVDERNEKMQFKIRASQTQKIPYQLIVGDKEMEDGTVNVRRYGQKETETMSVDAFVELILADIANKSRVEK is encoded by the coding sequence ATGATTAAGATTACTTTCCCAGATGGCGCTGTTCGTGAATTCGAATCTGGCGTTACAACTTTTGAAATTGCCCAATCTATCAGCAATTCCCTAGCCAAAAAAGCTCTTGCTGGTAAATTCAATGGCAAACTCATTGACACTACTCGTGCTATCACTGAAGACGGAAGCATCGAAATCGTGACACCTGATCACGAGGATGCTCTTCCAATCTTGCGTCACTCAGCAGCTCACTTGTTTGCTCAAGCAGCTCGTCGCCTCTTCCCAGATATCCACTTGGGTGTTGGTCCAGCTATCGAAGATGGTTTCTACTACGATACAGACAACCAAGCTGGTCAAATCTCTAACGAAGACCTTCCTCGTATCGAAGAAGAAATGAAGAAAATCGTTAAAGAAAACTTCCCATCAATCCGTGAGGAAGTGACTAAGGATGAAGCGCGTGAAATTTTCAAAAACGATCCATACAAGTTGGAATTGATTGAAGAACACTCTGAAGATGAAGGTGGTTTGACTATCTACCGTCAAGGTGAATATGTAGACCTTTGCCGTGGCCCACACGTTCCATCAACAGGTCGCATCCAAATCTTCCACCTTCTCAATGTAGCTGGTGCTTACTGGCGTGGAAATAGCGACAATGCCATGATGCAACGAATCTACGGTACTGCCTGGTTTGACAAGAAAGACTTGAAGAACTACCTTCAAATGCGTGAAGAAGCCAAAGAACGTGACCATCGTAAACTTGGGAAAGAATTGGATCTCTTTATGATTTCTCAAGAAGTTGGACAAGGGCTTCCATTCTGGTTGCCAAATGGTGCGACTATCCGTCGTGAATTGGAACGCTACATCGTCGACAAAGAAATCGCTGCTGGTTACCAACACGTCTACACTCCACCAATTGCCTCAGTAGAACTTTACAAGACTTCTGGTCACTGGGATCACTACCGTGAAGATATGTTCCCAACTATGGATATGGGTGATGGTGAAGAATTCGTTCTTCGTCCAATGAACTGTCCTCACCATATCGAAGTCTTTAAGCACCACGTTCACTCTTATCGTGAATTGCCAATCCGTATTGCTGAAATCGGTATGATGCACCGTTATGAAAAATCTGGTGCTCTTACAGGGCTTCAACGTGTAAGAGAAATGTCACTTAATGACGGTCACACTTTCGTAACACCTGAACAAATCAAAGATGAGTTCCAACGTACCCTTCAATTAATCATCGACGTTTACGAAGATTTCAACTTGACTGACTATCGTTTCCGTTTATCATATCGTGACCCTCAAGATACTCACAAGTACTTTGATAATGATGAGATGTGGGAAAATGCTCAACGTATGTTGAAATCAGCTATGGATGACATGGGACTTGACTACTTTGAAGCTGAAGGGGAAGCAGCCTTCTACGGACCAAAATTGGATATCCAAGTGAAGACAGCTCTTGGTAAAGAAGAAACCCTTTCTACCATCCAGCTTGACTTCTTGCTTCCAGAACGCTTCGACCTCAAATACATCGGAGCTGATGGTGAAGAACATCGTCCAGTTATGATTCACCGTGGGGTTATCTCAACCATGGAACGCTTCACAGCGATTTTGATTGAGAACTACAAGGGCGCTTTCCCTACATGGTTGGCACCTCACCAAGTGACTCTTATCCCAGTTTCTAACGAGAAACATGTGGACTACGCTTGGGAAGTAGCTAAGAAGCTCCGTGACCGTGGTGTCCGTGCTGATGTGGATGAACGTAATGAAAAAATGCAATTCAAGATTCGCGCTTCTCAAACTCAAAAAATTCCTTACCAATTAATAGTTGGTGACAAGGAAATGGAAGACGGAACTGTCAATGTTCGCCGTTATGGTCAAAAAGAAACTGAAACTATGTCGGTAGATGCATTTGTAGAATTGATTCTTGCAGATATTGCCAACAAATCACGTGTTGAAAAATAA
- a CDS encoding helix-turn-helix domain-containing protein, protein MALNNIVLKELRKQKKLTQTELASKLNISQKSYSNWESGKAEPTLDNIIKLANILDTTTDELLGRQVNFGDKILNKKYKYDLSVLKESDIQKLYDLKMTLAFELLDESLEPAKLKVILMEKNKLDKDEELILDTILAEAKEFADDINEFYKFKKSNKKFKWPWQKNNNNLTTKDSNNIK, encoded by the coding sequence ATGGCATTAAACAATATTGTATTAAAAGAGTTGCGTAAACAAAAAAAACTAACTCAAACTGAATTAGCATCTAAATTAAATATAAGTCAGAAATCTTATAGTAATTGGGAGAGCGGTAAAGCAGAACCTACTTTAGATAACATTATAAAATTAGCCAACATACTAGATACAACCACTGACGAACTATTGGGAAGACAAGTCAATTTTGGAGATAAAATTTTAAATAAAAAATATAAGTATGATTTAAGTGTCCTAAAAGAGTCCGATATACAAAAACTTTATGATTTAAAAATGACATTAGCATTTGAACTATTAGATGAATCTTTAGAACCAGCAAAACTTAAAGTAATACTTATGGAGAAGAATAAACTTGATAAAGACGAAGAGTTAATTTTAGATACTATACTAGCTGAAGCAAAAGAATTTGCTGATGATATTAACGAATTTTACAAATTCAAAAAGTCTAATAAAAAATTCAAATGGCCTTGGCAAAAAAATAACAACAATTTAACAACAAAAGACTCAAATAATATCAAATAG
- a CDS encoding DUF389 domain-containing protein — protein sequence MTGNYSTREYREKLYDDLHVRLRDTAILMCAIFIASIGLNMNSTAVIIGAMLISPLMTPIVGLGFGLAIFDTRLIKQSLEVLFTQVLVSLLVSTLYFWISPLSYASSELIARTSPTIWDVLIAIAGGIAGVIGSRKKEANNIVPGVAIATALMPPICTAGYGLANGNVRFLFGALYLFLINCVFIMLTNIVGTRILMRKSPLSSFKELNIKMRIGLISLIVLLVLPASYSAVTLTMDQARKEGIKQFVGKEFSNHTIINQVYKSSSNELVLTVVGDPISEEELETIRQKQASYGIQSVQLKVNQVHNSTKLDSEMTKEFYETINKYIDQKLSEKDSQKELVKENEADKD from the coding sequence ATGACCGGAAACTATTCAACACGTGAATACCGTGAAAAATTATATGATGATCTTCATGTTCGATTAAGAGATACTGCAATTTTAATGTGTGCGATTTTTATTGCCTCTATAGGTCTAAATATGAATTCAACAGCTGTCATTATTGGAGCCATGCTGATTTCCCCTCTTATGACACCGATTGTTGGACTGGGATTCGGTTTAGCTATTTTTGATACGCGTTTAATCAAGCAATCTCTAGAGGTTTTATTTACTCAAGTATTGGTCAGTTTGCTTGTCTCGACTCTGTATTTCTGGATTTCTCCCTTATCTTATGCAAGTAGCGAGTTGATTGCACGAACCTCTCCAACCATTTGGGATGTTCTCATTGCTATTGCTGGTGGGATAGCAGGTGTAATTGGTTCAAGGAAAAAAGAAGCAAACAATATCGTGCCTGGCGTAGCCATTGCAACAGCTCTGATGCCACCTATCTGTACTGCAGGCTATGGTTTAGCTAATGGAAATGTGCGATTTTTATTCGGGGCTCTCTATCTTTTCTTGATTAACTGTGTCTTTATCATGCTAACCAATATTGTTGGAACAAGAATTTTAATGAGAAAATCTCCTTTAAGTTCATTTAAAGAGCTAAACATTAAAATGAGAATTGGGCTGATATCCTTGATTGTATTATTGGTTCTTCCAGCCAGCTATTCAGCAGTCACTCTGACGATGGATCAAGCACGAAAAGAAGGGATTAAACAGTTTGTAGGCAAAGAGTTCTCTAATCATACGATCATTAATCAAGTCTACAAGTCAAGTAGCAATGAATTAGTCTTGACAGTTGTTGGAGATCCGATTTCAGAAGAAGAATTAGAAACAATTCGCCAAAAGCAAGCCTCTTACGGTATTCAATCTGTTCAATTGAAAGTCAATCAAGTCCATAATTCGACAAAATTAGATAGTGAGATGACCAAGGAATTTTATGAAACCATTAACAAGTATATCGATCAAAAACTCTCTGAAAAAGATTCACAAAAAGAACTCGTAAAAGAGAATGAAGCAGACAAGGATTGA
- a CDS encoding iron ABC transporter permease, producing MLSKFSGSHQNLRYFFLLAILLGALGVSLFLAVSMGSVQISLSDTYRIILSKMGAPLDIGDISKSTLAIVWNMRLPRVFLGLIVGAGLSMCGSVMQSTVNNPIAEPYVLGISAGATFGATLSIILGFKVMIGVGSFLGALLATVAVLLIASMQGRMTTSSLILSGTVVNALFLAFSNFIISIGANADSVMTIKFWTMGSLAGTSWGHLTLPTIIVGIAFLFFSSQYRVFNAMMMGDEAALTLGIPLRFYWYLYVTIVAVMTAVLVSTCGIIGFVGLITPHLARSLVGTNYRRLFPIATLLGALFVVWADVLARVLIQNAELPIGIFTALVGAPFFIYMVASRRREVRV from the coding sequence ATGCTTTCCAAATTTTCTGGAAGCCATCAAAACCTGCGATATTTTTTTCTCCTTGCTATTTTGCTCGGAGCACTGGGAGTCTCTCTGTTTTTAGCTGTTTCGATGGGGTCAGTTCAAATTAGTTTGAGTGATACCTATCGGATAATTTTGAGTAAGATGGGAGCTCCGTTGGATATAGGAGACATTTCGAAGTCGACACTTGCTATTGTTTGGAATATGAGATTGCCACGGGTCTTTCTAGGTTTGATAGTTGGTGCGGGTCTTTCTATGTGTGGTAGTGTCATGCAGTCAACAGTCAATAATCCCATTGCTGAACCTTATGTGTTAGGGATTTCAGCTGGGGCAACCTTTGGAGCAACGCTGAGCATTATTCTTGGTTTTAAGGTCATGATTGGTGTTGGTTCTTTCCTTGGAGCGCTTTTGGCAACAGTTGCAGTCCTTCTGATTGCTTCCATGCAAGGCAGGATGACAACTTCTAGCTTAATCTTATCGGGTACGGTAGTGAATGCCCTATTTTTGGCTTTTTCAAACTTTATTATCTCTATTGGGGCCAATGCTGATAGCGTTATGACCATCAAGTTTTGGACCATGGGTTCTTTAGCGGGAACCTCTTGGGGACACTTAACCTTACCAACTATAATCGTGGGAATCGCCTTTTTATTTTTCTCTTCCCAATATCGTGTTTTCAATGCCATGATGATGGGAGATGAGGCGGCTTTGACTTTAGGGATTCCCCTACGTTTTTACTGGTATCTCTATGTAACTATTGTTGCGGTGATGACTGCAGTTTTAGTATCAACCTGTGGGATTATCGGCTTTGTCGGTTTGATTACACCACATTTGGCGAGAAGTTTGGTAGGTACAAACTACAGAAGACTTTTTCCGATTGCTACCTTACTCGGTGCCCTTTTCGTTGTTTGGGCGGATGTCCTTGCTCGTGTATTAATCCAAAATGCTGAACTACCGATTGGAATTTTCACGGCCCTAGTAGGTGCACCTTTCTTTATCTACATGGTTGCAAGTAGACGAAGGGAGGTGAGAGTCTGA
- a CDS encoding sensor histidine kinase, with the protein MLNWRQFFLAYLRSRIRLLVFIFLISCLALAFHILFTNLGSYFLYFFLLCSFLTLLFFIWDILVEAEVYRKEMLYSEREAKSPLECALAEKLEEREAELYQKKSDAENRYNDLVDYYTLWVHQIKTPIAASKLLVREVADRQLKQQLEQEIFKIDSYTNLVLQYLRLESFHDDLVLKKENIEDLVKEVIRKYAIFFIQKNLSINMHDLDRSIVTDKKWLLVVIEQILSNSLKYTNSGGIEIYMEDQELCIKDTGIGIKNSDVLRVFERGFSGYNGRMTQQSSGLGLYLTQKISQELGHQIRIESELGQGTTVRIKFAEVNLLIE; encoded by the coding sequence ATGCTTAATTGGAGACAATTTTTTCTAGCCTATCTTCGCTCACGGATTCGCCTTCTAGTCTTCATTTTTTTGATTAGCTGCCTTGCCCTCGCCTTTCACATTTTATTTACAAATCTAGGTTCTTACTTTCTTTACTTCTTTCTGCTTTGTAGTTTTCTAACCCTTTTATTTTTCATCTGGGATATCCTAGTAGAAGCAGAAGTTTATCGTAAGGAAATGCTTTATTCTGAGAGAGAAGCAAAATCTCCCTTGGAATGTGCACTGGCAGAAAAATTGGAAGAACGTGAGGCTGAGCTTTATCAGAAGAAATCAGATGCTGAAAACCGCTATAATGATTTGGTGGACTACTATACACTCTGGGTTCATCAGATAAAAACCCCAATTGCAGCCAGTAAACTCCTAGTGAGAGAGGTGGCGGATCGCCAACTGAAGCAACAGCTAGAACAGGAGATTTTTAAGATTGATTCCTATACCAACCTCGTACTCCAATACCTACGCTTAGAAAGTTTCCATGATGATTTGGTTTTGAAAAAAGAAAATATAGAAGATCTGGTCAAGGAAGTCATTCGTAAATATGCCATTTTCTTTATTCAGAAAAACCTAAGTATTAATATGCATGACTTGGATAGAAGCATTGTGACGGATAAAAAATGGTTGTTGGTGGTCATTGAACAAATTCTCTCAAATAGTCTTAAATACACCAATTCAGGTGGTATTGAGATTTATATGGAAGACCAGGAACTTTGTATCAAGGATACAGGAATCGGTATTAAAAATAGTGATGTCCTTCGAGTCTTTGAACGCGGATTTTCAGGTTACAATGGTCGTATGACCCAGCAGTCATCTGGACTTGGTCTCTATTTAACCCAGAAAATTAGCCAAGAATTAGGTCATCAAATCCGTATCGAATCTGAACTTGGTCAAGGAACAACCGTGCGAATTAAGTTTGCGGAAGTGAACCTACTTATTGAGTAA
- a CDS encoding ABC transporter ATP-binding protein translates to MDLMCQDIHFGIGEKKILKGVSLKLEGNQFHTILGPNGSGKTSLLKLLYRQEKPDQGLISLNGKPIEQMSVKETAKQMAVITQFNQLQFDCTVEEIVMLGRTPHLSFLQKEKEKDFALVEDALVKVDMFEKRNRLYSSLSGGEKQRVLLARALAQEPTLLLLDEPTNHLDIKYQLDLLTIVKHLHINVLAVLHDIQLACRYSDYLYLMKEGEIVYQGTPKETITPESLQAVYGVQSKVTWTEDQQAMIHYL, encoded by the coding sequence ATGGACTTAATGTGTCAGGATATTCACTTTGGAATCGGAGAAAAAAAGATTCTCAAAGGAGTCTCACTTAAACTTGAGGGAAACCAATTTCATACTATTTTGGGACCAAATGGAAGTGGAAAGACCAGCTTGCTGAAACTCCTCTATCGACAGGAAAAGCCTGATCAGGGCCTGATTTCCCTAAATGGGAAACCGATAGAACAAATGAGCGTTAAGGAAACGGCAAAACAGATGGCAGTCATTACGCAGTTCAATCAACTCCAGTTTGATTGTACGGTTGAGGAAATTGTTATGCTGGGTAGAACGCCCCATCTCTCTTTTTTACAAAAGGAAAAAGAAAAAGACTTTGCTTTGGTTGAGGATGCTCTGGTCAAAGTAGACATGTTCGAAAAGAGAAACCGACTCTACTCATCTCTGTCGGGAGGAGAGAAGCAGCGGGTTCTGTTAGCACGCGCCTTGGCCCAAGAGCCGACCCTCTTGCTCTTAGATGAACCGACCAATCATTTGGATATCAAGTACCAGCTAGACTTGTTAACCATTGTCAAACACCTCCATATCAATGTGTTAGCCGTCTTGCATGATATTCAGCTAGCTTGTCGCTATTCAGACTATCTCTATCTAATGAAAGAAGGGGAGATTGTTTACCAGGGTACTCCAAAAGAGACCATCACACCCGAGTCTTTGCAGGCTGTCTATGGTGTCCAAAGTAAGGTTACTTGGACAGAAGATCAGCAAGCCATGATTCACTATTTATAA
- a CDS encoding ABC transporter substrate-binding protein — translation MKKSLSILLLTVATLSLAACGNASKETATAPATTEASQKTTTETSYPVTIKTYDAKGNEVEQVFEKAPEKVITNNLSTTEILLELGLKDKIAGMLNPDNTVTGKYKDAIEAIPHIGDKKSVSQETVLSYEPDALMGRNMMFSEKSMGTISAWNENKIPVYTQKASLSTIQQDLGNIVEDVKNLGTIFNVQDKANQYAEQLQAKIDAVKKANPETQGEKKKALIMVAYNDETFGAYKSALQESLLNQLGYTNVATGTSGLTLENLVSMDPELIIYVTSDRNQKLDEKAVDLMKANTVLENVPAIKNQKIMTISYDELMDYGPAVIDSLEKINDFIKK, via the coding sequence ATGAAAAAATCACTCAGTATTTTGCTCCTAACAGTAGCTACCTTATCTTTGGCAGCTTGTGGTAACGCATCTAAAGAAACAGCAACTGCACCAGCTACAACAGAAGCTAGTCAAAAAACTACTACAGAAACAAGCTATCCTGTAACCATCAAAACATACGATGCCAAAGGAAACGAAGTCGAGCAAGTCTTTGAAAAGGCTCCTGAAAAGGTCATCACCAACAACCTTTCAACAACTGAAATTCTACTTGAACTTGGTTTGAAAGATAAAATTGCCGGCATGCTCAATCCTGATAATACCGTAACTGGTAAATACAAGGATGCCATTGAAGCTATCCCTCATATTGGGGATAAGAAATCAGTCTCACAAGAAACGGTTCTTTCTTATGAACCAGATGCCTTGATGGGACGCAATATGATGTTCTCTGAAAAGTCAATGGGAACGATTAGCGCTTGGAATGAAAATAAAATCCCAGTTTATACGCAGAAAGCTTCACTATCAACTATCCAACAAGATTTGGGAAATATCGTAGAAGATGTGAAGAATCTTGGTACCATTTTCAATGTCCAAGACAAGGCCAACCAATACGCAGAGCAATTGCAAGCTAAAATCGATGCGGTTAAAAAAGCCAACCCAGAAACACAGGGTGAAAAGAAAAAAGCTTTAATTATGGTTGCCTACAATGACGAAACCTTTGGTGCCTACAAGTCAGCCCTTCAAGAAAGCTTGCTTAACCAACTTGGTTATACCAATGTTGCAACAGGAACATCTGGTTTGACCCTGGAAAATCTAGTATCAATGGATCCAGAGTTGATTATCTATGTAACTAGCGATCGTAATCAAAAGTTGGATGAAAAAGCAGTGGATTTGATGAAGGCAAACACTGTTTTGGAAAATGTACCAGCAATCAAGAATCAAAAAATCATGACCATCTCTTATGATGAATTGATGGACTACGGTCCTGCAGTGATTGATTCACTTGAAAAAATCAATGACTTTATCAAGAAATAA